ggccacatgatggcttTAAAATCAAtaactccttccccgatgagcaactcttggctatttcaatgaatgAGGTGCTATGGTTCGCCGATCTAgaaaacttccttgtgtgtggaatcatcccggatagttctcttcaaatcaaaggaagaagctcaaacaggattgtcaagattattattgggacgggccttacctcttccggatttgcacggatgggttgattagaagatgtgtaccggatgaATAGtaaaatgttattcttgaggcttgtcattctttgccttatggtggtcaccatggcggagcaagaacggtggctaaagtgctaagttgtggcttctattggcccactctctacaaagatgcaagtgatatggtgaaaataTGTAATGAATTCCAATgtgccggtggaatctcgaagaaaactgaaatgcctctcactaccattttggagatcaatatctttgatgtgtggggtattgattttatgggtccttatgtgagttcttgtggaaatacctatatcttagttgcggttgattatgtgtctaaatgggttaaGGTCGTTGCTCTACcaaacaatgaagcgagaagtgtggtggcgttcttgaagaagaatattttcacaagatttggcactccacgggctatcataagctatggggtcacatttttgcaacaaggcttttgatactttgcttagcaagtatggtgtcactcataaagttatgacTCCCTATAATTCTCAAGTTAGCGGTCAAGTGTAAGTCtctaaccgggagataaagagtatcttgtccaaaacagtgaatgttaACCGGttggattggtccaagaagtttgatgatgcactatgggcttatgcGACTTCTTTCAAAACTCCAATTAGATGTCTCCATACTAGTTGGTGTTTgtcaaagcttgtcatcttccagtggaacttgagcacaaagccatgtgggctttaaagaagctgaatcttgattgggatgcagccgctaacttgcgggttgcacatttgaatgaattggatgaattctggtaccatgcatatgcaagtttgtccttgtacaaagagagaaTGAATTACCTTCATTACAAATACATCcaaaacaaggagttcaaggtgggcgatcttgctttgttgttcaactcacgattgaggatatttcccggaaagctgaaatccaaatagagtggtccctttgaaattgtgggtgtgacaccttttggcgtattagacttgaagaacaaaaatgatgaagtattctgagtcaatgatcacagggtgaagcattatttgggacaagttgatgatggccacatggTGGCAattattcatttgaagtgatggtaatctgcgtcgtgtcgcgacgttaaatcaggcgcttcttggaaggcaacccatattttattttatttttattttcctcttttgtagataggtcttattttgtACTAACTGGATTTGAAATGTGTTACAGGAATGAGCGTGCTTTACAGGAACTGTGCTctaaaaattggctaagtgtggaaGAAGTGTGAACCGCACAATTCTGAATGCTACAGTAGAAGGcaactgcggccgcacaaattgaGATGGGAAAATGCAAATTCTCTGAAGTTTGGTCAGTCAGATAATTGTCCATCTTATATCCCCACATCGAATTATGCGGTTCGCAGCCAAAATATGAGGTCGCACcacaaattatgcggaccgcagatcaacaAAGCTATTGAGCcttcaggtaacagagtgcggaccacagaaggaATTCTGCAGGCGCACTCCTCCTTTGATTCCCCAAGTCTGTGTCtaagtataaatagtagccttGGGCTACTATACAagtttttccctctctgagcactcTAAATTCTAAAACTTAGAAATCATCTGTTCAATCATGTGCCACACTTCATACACATTTGTGATAACTTAGTTGCACTCATTCATATATCGTATGTTTAATTTCGCATAAAATATTTCACtttttagttaaatttataatttgttagatagttttaggccatttgtcaatagattTCAATTTTACTACCATGTGGGGGTTAATCTGCGTTGGGTCAACTACTAATTGCTTTATGGGGACTGGGTAACTTGATTTGCATGCTTAATTGTTAATACCATGTTGAATATGTGCAAAAACTTGAAAACCCTAGAGGTTTGATCGAGTTGATTTTGAAATCTACGGCCGCACAAGcaattatgtggtccgcatagtTGAGATTTAGGGCCCTTGGTCAAGTAAGATTCCgcggccgcacttgaaattaTGCGAACCGCAAAAATTCCACCGCGGCCtcagaaaagtgtgtgcggccgTAGATCAGGTCAATCTCTATCATTAGAGAGTTGGCACTTTTGGAAAATCTAATGCGCGACCGCAatgagaaatgtgcggaccgcacttctatTATAcggtcgcactcaaaattgtgcgcaCCGCATGTATATTTCTGTGGCCGCAAGTccaaattatgtggtccgcacaacCCAGTTTGATGTCGCACttgtaattgtgcggaccgcacttccacATCATGCACTTATGTTCTACACTGTGATATGTTGTCTCTATGCAATTGAATTACAATTGACTTCTGATGTtgcttgttacagaaaatggttagataTCGTGGCCACGGTgacacttcaaaggggaggggtgaaccttcgaGAGGCCGAACCAAAAGCATTTTACGCCTCGCCCTCCAAAATTTAATCACCAAGAAAGCTACAATTGGCTGAGGACGACAGCATGAGCCCTccgaatctagttcatatgccccatctcgggaagcatcggagggcgactcagtgcaagAGCAGTCTACTGTCCAATCACAACCACAGCAGCCACAGGGAAGGTATCAACTCCGGGACGAGCCTTCCTCCTCACATAGCACCTCCAAGGGTTCGGAGAGTGCCAGTCAAGCTTCAGAGCCTTCTTCTACACCTGCCCCTGAGGCACCACCGGCCGATGTTGATGATATTCCGGATGATTGTCGAAGGGGTGATACTACAGTTGCCGGCCTTGATaggtcaaagaagaaagaggtctgggaggaccgTTTTGTGAGTCTCGTTGCCTTCACCAGCCTCCGTGAGTGGTGGACGGTGAGATCACTCACTTTTGAGTGAAAATTCCAACTCAAAGATCTTGACAAGTATAATCCATCCGTGTTGAGACAGTTTTGGGAGaggaaggggtggatgtggttcaccagACTGTGGTTGGTGCCAAGGAGTATTTGGTCCgggaattctatgccaatgtggcacacataaagaaagggaccaaagttACAAAAGTGAGAAACCTGAAGGTGCGGTTCGACCTGCACACACTGAACTCCCACTTGGggtttgaggatgtggagccAGTGTAGGACTTGGAGAAGCTGGCGATGGGTAATGctgctcgcccatggctagctcaGATTCTTGCAGTCctgggaccaccaccaccatggatcactgtAAGAGTTcctattcagcggaacaccctaaatttcgaggcgaaggggtggcaaaccttcATATGCAacagactagacccgtgccagaatGAGACAAACTTACTTATTCCACAGGCAGTTTTAGCCGCATCTATTATGGTCGGGTACCCGAtaaatgtgggtgccgtgatgtcggccaacatgtcagtgGTCGCCAAACAGGTTGAAACTTCCTACCCGTATCCTAACACCCTCACGGAGTACTTTACAGATGCATGGGTAGGGCCCAGGGATTTTGACACAAAGGTTCGGGCAAAGAAGCCCTTCTCTTGATATTCTATGATGGATCCGAAGAATCCTAAGAGAAAAGTTCAGCCGATTACTACCGTAGGCCAATCTGATGAGCCTTCGGTGGTAGCTGCAGAGTCTGTAGATATGCCTTCCACTTCAGTAGTGCCTTCTTCTAGTGCACCTGCCATGCCTCCACCTTCAGCCTCAGTGTCTCCctcctcggctttgaagccgatGCATATGCCTTCTTCTCTATTATCTGCGCTGCGTGTCTCCCAGactttggcgagcctcaacaactggatgcaaacAGATACTGTAAAGTTGTTTGACATATTCGATCATACTGCAGCATAGTCATCTAATGccggcaccccagattcctcccaCAGTCGAAGAAAGTTTGAAGAAGATCCTGGACAACCAAAACACTATTATGGCCACTCTATTACAATATGGGCAGTGATCGAAGAATTGGGCAAGGAggtaaagaaaataagaaagcgGTAGGCAACTAAGAAGTCAGTGGATGAACTTTGGAGccaggttaccaagcttgcagCAGCTGGAGACATTCCATTTGAGATGTCAATAGACCTGCACCACCCAGGCCCAGATCCCACAGAGCCCACCGCAACAACTGGCCAGTCTAAGaagccagaccttgctgctgaGGCAGTCCATCAGATATTCACCAACCCAGCTACTGCCGAACTTGAGcatgatgagatccaattggagaCTGAGGTCGGTGCCATTGCTGAGGACACAGAGATGGCCGCTGAGCCATAGGGAGTTGTTCTTTACTCTCACCCTTCTTATACTCTTAGTTTGttaagcattagggacaatgcttatttttattcggggggtggagtttctttgatattttaatgattctgattctgtattttgataactatgacaCATTTGGCATGTaattaacttattactattttcttcttctttctcattatgtatattcgtttagCTTTTAATAGTTTTTTgctttattagcttctttttctttatgtttgtcttctttttgaattagtgaCTTATTTTTGCTTTAaaagcttctttttatgttttagtggataacaagcctttggttttcttaatgccacagttctttccaaaggtgatttttgtgtgaaccgggtgactcttcccaacgatggatggcgtgacaaccttcttaagggattgagtctgtttttggtagttaggtaataatagtagtaataatgaataaaaagacctaattgagtcatgctcgaagagtcaaacatgcttcacttggtaccaacacacttaactacgtgatTATGGTTAAAACAAGGTCTTTGGAAAGAAATAACTCTAattagtgaccttttgactcttgtattgACTTGGAAAATCATCGAGTGATTTCATCGAACCATAgtaattttcaatcttgaatatggtcattgtgggcccACAACTCTATCCGTTTTAGCAATCCAGCTGCGTGAGGGGTAAGATGTTGTttttgcaagtccaagtacctgtgcgaatggtctagaacttgccccgaatgtgttcctaggcgaaattttaagttttgcttggcttgagaaatgattgtaggctcaaCTTGTCCTgtttgaaattttccatggcccaccaatgttgttatccctagtcaacccatttgagcctaaaacctttctcatttgataaccatgttacaagcctttacccattttgttgtgactctctcttggcacctaaactttccttaacacttttgtgaaataattggcaAAAAACATAattttgggggagagacgaggagtttgaaaaaggtatcatggcacaaaagagaaaaaaaattaagagaaggaaaggcaagaaaaataaagagcaagaaaaagaaaaatgcagaaagtgaataagttgaaaagttgaagggattcaaagaaaagaaatgatgcgAAGCATGGAGAtatcaaagaagaaaaaaaatgaataacatgaccaagaaagagtgatgctaagtctctctagttcccctaaggaaaagaaaatgcctcaaagagttggcaaagcatgagcctagAAAAGAAAATGAAGTGCTTAAGGAAAGTTGGTCCCGTTCTctcatagcatatccaaccttagtccaaaagccttcatcgCATTtcaaaaaagccctacgtgattttaagccgagtaagcttacattagtggtgatttacataaggggcaagcctatggtacttaaagtcgtacttgtgacattcatTTGAGAGAGTTGAGCGAACCTTTtacaaatctttggattgagtgctatattcttaagtgagataggaaAACatagagtagaggaggaggagtttgagatccacagtgacctacatgaaagagcgagcttccttgatgaacaaagtcaactcttgatgctcaagtgtcacactaGAACTATCTGTGCTTAAAAGTTTACTTGttaccttgttgataattcataagtggtatGGGTAATAATTGTAGGTCCCAATTAATGTATGAATGACTCacctttgattagctggaatagctcttaacttgtggaggtgggaattactttatttgcttgaggacaagcaaaagcttaagtttgggggggttgataagtgggaattttgactacttattagcaccctttagctttcattttagtccaaaagtgcttaattattttcccgaaaactgatgaaatgtgcttaattgtaggaatattggaagatgagctcccaagatgaaatccaactcaagaaagaGTAATCTGAACGCAACGACAAAAGCAGGCAAaaaagctcagaagtgcggaccgcagaatatcatctgcggccgcaggttgTGAAACAATTGCCATCAGAGAAATGTacaaagtgtggtccgcacatgaaatgtgcggccgcagaagctgggtCAGAGCAAAAGTTCACAGAACCTGCATCTCAAGTCcaacaaaagtgcggaccgcacaattattgtgcggccgcagtcaCATTTATGCGGACCACAGAAAAGCAAGGTGCGGCCGCAGACattattatgcggaccgcagaagagcaaggtgcggcCGCAGACAAAAGTTTTTGTGGACCGCAAAAGAGCAAGGTGTGGACGCATACATTATTATGCAGACCGCAGAAAGAGTGCAGTGTGGCAGCAATTCagaattatgcgaccacagatttCCAATCCTatcaagctgaagaaaagtgcggaccacacatggaattgtgcggccgcagaacttccAAAAAGGGATTTTTGTCTGAATATTCCAGCTCTGTATAAATAAAAGAGTTTTacttttttaggtcaacttttgacatcagctgctacagtggacagtttcttttactctttttagtagttttagctattttgagctttttgaacatagagtttatcaatttatttatcaatataggtttaattatcatttcttctcctatttcttctagtttaagtatgagtagctagatttttactagggttataacccaaccctagtgtgtaaacttaatgggtgtttgatttattgcttatttatggttgggtgtttattatttagccttgttcttgcttttatttgaagaattaatggttacaaacattaattcatgcctatttgacttggtctctacttgagaaagagagacttagagCCTGTTTGGATGGGCTTAAAAGCTGGTCAAACCAGCTTTTAAGCAGTTTTTAACTTGTAGGAGTGTTTGGCAACCAAAAAATGGGcttaaaaaaaagttaaaatctgcTAAAAAAAAGCAAAACCAATAAGTTGAAAAACCCAACTTTTTCTAAATTGGCTTAAAAGCCATATTGCTTTGACCAAGGATATTACATTCTTATTccttataatttttcttaattCCGAAATTACCCCTAAGTAAAAACCCTACAACATACTATCTTTTTTTTTCTccattctccaatatttgtcaaTTTCTTGAAGTTCTTAACATGAAGCAAACAATAGTTTTTTAAATAATGTTTGATACATTCTaatattttgtaaatattattcttttggcttctttttttggttccataacatttaatttttttggtcGTTGAATCCTTCCTTTTTTTTAATTGGTGTAACTATATTCTAAAATCAAACCATTCAATGAATTTACGTGTTACCCCTGAATTTGAAGCTATGAAcagaaaatattatattatagtCATCATCTTCTTTATAATGTTAACAACTTTAAGGATATTTCAGTTATTTTAACAAGAAAAAGTGCTTACCAGCACTTGTTTACCAAACACTTCATCAGCTTGTTTTAAGTTTCAGCACTTTTATTCAAACACCTAACTACTTATTTATAAAAATAAGTTCCAGCACTTATaaagtgcttttaagcacttAACTTAAAAGCCACTTTTTTAAACCAATCCAAACGGGCCCCTAGTccagaaaaacttggctaacaagaaattggactAATCGAGAGATTGACAAGCCCAATTAAagagttgaacctagagatagtaaaatccgacttgaACTTTTATtcaaccgttttgttcaatacccatttggacttgagaaagccaaattgggtaaaatcactctctgaccgagaggtactgAGTGGGTAACCGAGtattgatagctataatatatcccgaccaataaaacaagctttaaagtttacaacccattaggcaaacacctaggtaaaaGTCATAGCACTAagccttttatatcatttaaaaaataacaaaaataatttcctagtttcagTCTTTAAATTGCAATCGTAGTGTAATTTAGATTTTTAAACAAACCAAatattgtggaagtgcaaatttagatatacaaactcatgcgctaagatatatactactaactcctattcatatagctccctgcggattttgaccccgactattgttgggtattactattgcatcgactattttcataacctcaattagaggagtgaaattggacaagGTCAACCAGCACATCAAAGTCAAGTCTCACAAATTTAATAGTATCAGGAAATGCAAGTGATGAGCAGACATAAGAGTGCGAAGATCCAAGATCAAATAATGTAACAACAAATGTGCCAAATAAGTGAAATTTACCAACAACCACGCCCGGGACATCTTGGTCATTCTTCTGTCTCATAGCATAGACTCGTGCAGTAGCTCTTGACCCACTACCCTGATTAGCTCCACTCAAACCCGCTACTTGCATATTTCTAGGTCTTGCACCGCTATTAGCTTGAGAATGAGTAGTGACAGGCTTTTGAACTGAGCCCTCTGTATGTGTAGAAGAAAGAGGATTAGTATTAGGACAATCCTTCACTTTATGATCCAGACTTCCACAATAAAAACAAGCACCATAAGCTCTTATGCAGGCACCATAGTGATTCTTCCCGCACTGTGCACAAGTATGTTTATAAGTTTTGCCTTGGCCATAACTTGCAGTACTAGCAGTAGAGAAATTTGGCTTATTCTACTTATGATATGATGACTTCTGTACACTTTTAGTCTTGGAATAGTCAAACTTTCCCTTCTTGGATGGACATCCATAATCTGAATTACCCTTCCTAAACTTGTTTTCTCTCCTACTAGCTTCTTCCTTGCCAATTTTTTCCCAAGTAAGAGCAACTGAAACTAGCTTGGAAAAATCCTCAAGTTGCAAGATTGCCACATATTTTCATATTGAACTATTCAAACCTTCTTCAAATCTTCTGCGCTTGTCTCTTTCGTCATCAATAATACCTCCAGCATAGCGAGAAAGCCTAAGAAATTTTTGTTGATACTATGCAATAGACATACTCCCTTGTCTTAAATTCAAAAACTCCTTTTTcttagcatcacaatagacagggGGAATATATTTCGCATGAAATGCTTTCACAAAGTCATCCCAAGTAAGCACCAGAGGTTTTGCTTTTGCATTTGGCACACTTACCCACCAATCATAGGCATCCTTTTGTAAAAGAGAGATAACATACTTAAATTTGGAAGCATTAGTACACTCTAGTTGTTCAAAGACCCTCTCCATGCGCTCGAGCCATTGTTCAGCTACCGTGGGATCAGTAGTTCCTTCAAATTCAACTCCACCCATTTTCCTCATCTTCTCAAAATTTATTTCACTTCGTTCTGACATTATCCCAACCAAGTGACGAAAGAACTCAGCCATCTCCTAAAATGGAGGAGCCATAATAGGAGTACTATGACCCATTCCTCTTGGGTTACTGCACACTTCATTTTCACTAACACAATGATGATTTAGGTTAGGTAAGGGTTCCTCATCTCCTTCTTGGAGGTGAGGTGGAGCATTATAAGGGGTATGGCTTTCATCAACATATTCAATAGCTCTATTCGAAGAAGAGCCCATATTAAAATTCTTATAAAAGATAAGATCACACTGCATTAAGGACTGTACATGATACGTATGGACAAGGAATACAACAAATTACATTAAGCAAGTATGCAAAAATTCATAATCTCCGAGTCATTTTCAAGAAAGGGAATAACAACAAATACTAGGTACGATCACAATAAAAATTCTAGAATCacaaacctaggctctgataccaaaacttgtagcaacccctttgagagggtgctacttacgaaataaatctaatttactacttacaacattaagaagatattaatCCAAAAAGACATTCTGAATCATTTGGTAGTGGAAATAGGCCCATGCGATAAAGGTTCaaagtgcaatatttttttttttatttttgaaaatacacttcataatttttttttaaaataaaatacaatgtcaaaatattaacataaggtgatataacccttcttgaataatcaacacgttaagtaacttcctaacaaaattatactttttgTTCAACATCACTGCATGTTCATATTGTACATAAATTTCAAACTAACgagagaaaaaataaataaaactaatCTTCACCTTTGTACATTTTTACAAGACAATGTAAATTCAGCATATTACAATACTTGAGTTATTAACACATCCTAAAATAGTAAAACAAGttaccaaattcaagttacaagAATTTTGGTCTTAAGATCCAACAAGCCTCCAAAATAACGTACATGGGTGTGACATATAGATCATGTACAATTCCCAAAACTATGCAAAGTCTAGgtgcatatgcaaatgtgatctccataaGGGCTCCCAAAAAGACTACTTCATAAGGCCGTCTTCAAATCTCATCTCGTACATTACCTACAATAGAAAAtaactatcgctaagcataaagcttagtggcGTATAAACTTTGGGCTTGGAGCCATTAAATTCTCCAATTCCCCATTTCAGTCACAGGTAGTTCAAattaaacataatttaaaataagtaaacaaatatatcaaaattaTCGAATATCAAACCTTGAAATAtttccaaatatcaataacaatgttcAAGATTCAAGAGTCGAGAAAGCATATACTATCAATACAAGAGAGTTTTCCAAATATCCATTTTTTGCCCAATATGTAcgtcatgccatcacactaagcaTAATTAGATAGCAAGATGGACCGAAGCCCCAAATCAAGTAGAGTCAAAACccaatagtcaagagaatcaagaaccatattaaaaatggcttcTTAGTTCGTACTTAACACCGACAAGATCCATAATTTAAGACGaactacaaatccaaagtcaagatggcaaaagatccaaatcaagaggcatgccaagctgagtgacaaagtcactggcacaagaaggacaaagtcccaacaaAAATGCAAAATGGTCAAGCAAATCCGTACGAGTAGGTGGTTTAGCGAATATCTTACAATACTTGATATAACCCAAATACAACGATATAAATTGAAGACAAGAAAAACAAAATATCaagttatttcaaaatattctagcaagtaaaaagagtacaaagtTTATACACAAACCTTGGTGTTTTACCACAAAGCAGTTCAACCATAACTTGAGGACAATCGAATCTCTATGCCATAAACAAACCAAATCTGtccacttcctcaaacacttccccttagattttacaaggatatatataccttaaatacataatcaaatatctatataagtttaaagatttaacatgtcaaactaaacatgatattggtGAAAATTACCCAAAATTTTTGAAACAGAAATTCTGGACAGTATCACTGTCTTGCATTGTGACTCAGTTTTGAAGATGGAAACTGACAAACTAGACTCTGAGGTCTTCATTGAAGTTGTAGATATATGTCTTAACATTTCAAAACATCTTGAATAACACCCATATCCAttttgtacaaagagttatgcTAAAATTACTAACAGTAGTACAAGGAGGGTTTGTAAAACAGAAAATCTGGGCAGCACCTGCCCTGTACTTCATCACCCAATTTCCGGTAAATAAAAGACAAACCAAGTTTTGGCGTCTCAATAAGAGTTATAGATTTATGAAATAGGTTTCCAGAAAAGCTTGTATCACTTGTAACATATCTCTATGCAAGAAGATATGAGGAAAACTCTAATACCTATCTAGTATAAACAcgggtttagtaacttaccacaaaagagaggagcaacttgagcttcaccaagaacTAGTTTGGGTGGTTGATTTAGCAAAGCTTTCTTATGGTTATCATAATTTATTTTAGGTGATAAGAAGGAGAGAGAGATGGGGTTTTCTTTGGCATTAAGAACTGAAAATGAGATGAGGTTATGAAAAAGCATATCACAAAAGTAATATAAAAACTTTGGATAAATATGAGAAAGGTGGCTGCCCAAACTACTAAGTATCTTTAGATTAATAGCAGGCTGGGttcccaaaatatatatatatatatatatatatatatatatatatatatatattgtattttataacaattcatcaaataatattaagtgttacaCATAACAACACCATGGAACTTCTTTGTAAATATTAACATAATTTAA
This region of Nicotiana tomentosiformis chromosome 4, ASM39032v3, whole genome shotgun sequence genomic DNA includes:
- the LOC138910503 gene encoding uncharacterized protein, giving the protein MAEFFRHLVGIMSERSEINFEKMRKMGGVEFEGTTDPTVAEQWLERMERVFEQLECTNASKFKYVISLLQKDAYDWWVSVPNAKAKPLVLTWDDFVKAFHAKYIPPVYCDAKKKEFLNLRQGISVALTWEKIGKEEASRRENKFRKGNSDYGCPSKKGKFDYSKTKSCGKNHYGACIRAYGACFYCGSLDHKVKDCPNTNPLSSTHTEGSVQKPVTTHSQANSGARPRNMQVAGLSGANQGSGSRATARVYAMRQKNDQDVPGVVVGKFHLFGTFVVTLFDLGSSHSYVCSSLAFPDTIKFVRLDFDVLVDLVQFHSSN